A region from the Lolium perenne isolate Kyuss_39 chromosome 4, Kyuss_2.0, whole genome shotgun sequence genome encodes:
- the LOC127329827 gene encoding RING-H2 finger protein ATL64, with the protein MSSSEMDSSSLDSQLRFDAYAVLVAFGVAAVLVVCFWQLYKLTVSARPQDMLPVSSSGSGGGKAPRQSDIAALPVFVHGGAAGVECAVCLAEMADGEKGRLLPGCGHRFHVECVDRWFRTNSTCPLCRVAVFGEPSAVEAHKVVPAAAAPAVAVLQV; encoded by the coding sequence ATGTCGAGCTCTGAGATGGACTCGTCGTCGCTGGACAGCCAACTCAGGTTCGACGCGTACGCGGTGCTGGTAGCGTTCGGCGTGGCGGCCGTCCTCGTCGTCTGCTTCTGGCAGCTCTACAAGCTCACCGTGTCCGCGCGCCCGCAGGACATGCTGCCCGTCTCCTCCTCTGGCTCCGGCGGCGGCAAGGCTCCGAGGCAGAGCGACATCGCTGCGCTGCCGGTGTTCGTGcacggcggcgcggcgggagtgGAGTGCGCGGTGTGCCTGGCGGAGATGGCTGACGGGGAGAAGGGCCGGCTCCTGCCCGGTTGCGGGCACAGGTTccacgtcgagtgcgtcgaccggTGGTTCCGGACCAACTCGACGTGCCCGCTCTGCCGGGTCGCGGTCTTCGGCGAGCCGAGCGCGGTGGAGGCGCACAAGGTTGTCCCCGCGGCTGCTGCCCCTGCCGTGGCTGTGCTGCAAGTTTGA